In a single window of the Olivibacter sp. SDN3 genome:
- a CDS encoding SusC/RagA family TonB-linked outer membrane protein, producing the protein MRKIISYYGIILCLLLPIWVHAQRSITLRGKVVDETGVPLPGVSLKIKDMDGGTSSDESGNFILSYISPAVLTVSAVGYLAQEFSLSDQTTLDIQLKPSDETLDEVVVVGYGTQRKGDVTSAIASVKAEDFIQGTVRDAAQLVQGKVAGLRITTPNGDPNATTQINLRGLNSINGSQNPLVLVDGIPGDINTVAPEDIESIDVLKDGSAAAIYGTRATSGVVLITTKKNKSSESKSTIEYNAYANVQTLFRRPDMMNADDYRRLIAEGHAYEDLGNSTNWLDEIIQNPVSHNHNLTYFGGNSRTNFTGSVNYRNWEGILLKTGQERLTVRADLNHDMFDGKLRTNIQVISLTSNSRQGGAGSNDIDVPSGLVWRQAMIRNPTDRIRNNEGSWQEQNAYMYDNPLGIIHETVNDRLLRETRLSGSLEYRPIGDLSLKMLVSRVQNNELRGNSTSFQHVNTTKNNLNGTASQWTASNTENLMELTANYTKAFDDHRFNLLGGYSWQDNTYERFQAYNFNFPTDEYSYNRLQSGLALQEGLATMESEKNKWQLVGFFGRLNYTWKDRYMATASIRREGSSTFGENYQWGTFPAFSLGWNLANEDFMQGTTFMSDFKLRAGFGITGTIASLPYMSQTSYNFDMAQGAFIDGEWVPGFVPVRNFNPDLRWEKKEEWNVGLDFGFFNNRLTGSLDYYTRRVKDLLYDFNVPTPPYLYGSMMLNAGEMQNAGFEALINIAVIDKKTLTWNTNLTFSANKNKLVNLSNDQFDVTQEFFDAGHTGEPIQVSTHRVAVGEPIGQFFVLKSVGVGDDGRWLVENRNGEVISIADATPEDRQYYGNGIPKHLIGWNNSVQLQRFDMAINFRGAFGHQILNMQRLYYENPVNKAYNVLKTAYDPVYGKQLNNDLVYVSHYIENGDFLKIDNVTFGYTFKPNSIKGMSRLRVYVSALNLHTFTNYKGIDPEGVSYTGDFTFAPGMDHRDKYPTTRTFTAGLNVTF; encoded by the coding sequence ATGAGAAAAATTATCAGTTATTATGGGATTATCTTGTGTTTGTTGTTACCAATTTGGGTACATGCACAACGAAGTATTACCCTCAGGGGTAAGGTAGTTGATGAAACTGGAGTTCCGCTACCAGGGGTTAGTTTGAAGATAAAGGATATGGACGGCGGAACCTCTTCAGATGAGTCTGGAAATTTTATATTGTCGTACATTTCTCCCGCTGTGCTTACCGTTAGCGCAGTGGGTTACTTAGCACAGGAGTTTAGTCTAAGTGATCAAACAACCTTGGATATCCAACTGAAACCCAGTGACGAGACCTTAGACGAAGTGGTCGTGGTAGGTTATGGTACCCAACGGAAAGGAGATGTAACCAGCGCTATAGCAAGTGTGAAGGCAGAAGATTTTATTCAGGGAACCGTACGGGATGCCGCACAGTTAGTGCAAGGTAAAGTGGCTGGCTTACGTATCACCACGCCGAATGGAGACCCCAATGCTACTACCCAAATCAACCTACGCGGACTTAATTCTATCAATGGCTCTCAAAACCCACTGGTTTTAGTCGACGGTATCCCCGGAGATATCAATACCGTGGCTCCCGAAGACATTGAATCTATTGATGTACTGAAAGATGGCTCGGCAGCAGCTATATATGGTACTAGAGCAACTAGCGGAGTGGTTTTGATCACTACCAAGAAAAATAAGAGTAGTGAGTCGAAGTCAACTATAGAATACAATGCCTACGCTAACGTACAAACCCTTTTTCGACGACCGGATATGATGAATGCGGACGATTACCGGCGGTTAATAGCAGAAGGACATGCTTATGAAGATCTCGGAAATAGTACCAATTGGCTCGATGAAATTATACAGAATCCAGTGAGTCATAATCATAATCTCACCTATTTTGGAGGAAATTCCCGGACGAATTTTACCGGTTCGGTAAATTACCGTAATTGGGAAGGGATTTTATTGAAAACCGGGCAGGAAAGGTTAACCGTTCGTGCCGATCTGAACCATGATATGTTTGATGGTAAATTGCGTACAAATATTCAGGTGATTAGTCTGACGTCGAATTCCAGACAGGGTGGCGCTGGTTCAAATGATATCGATGTCCCCAGTGGTTTGGTATGGCGACAAGCAATGATTCGAAACCCAACTGATCGCATTCGAAATAATGAAGGAAGCTGGCAGGAACAGAATGCTTATATGTACGACAATCCTTTGGGAATCATTCATGAAACGGTAAATGATCGTCTTCTGCGTGAAACCCGTTTAAGCGGGTCACTGGAATATCGACCAATAGGCGATCTGAGCTTAAAAATGCTAGTTTCTCGCGTACAAAACAACGAGTTACGTGGTAATTCGACAAGTTTTCAACACGTTAATACAACCAAAAACAACCTAAATGGTACCGCTAGCCAATGGACTGCTTCCAATACAGAGAATTTAATGGAGCTGACCGCTAACTATACCAAAGCTTTTGACGATCACCGGTTTAACCTTTTGGGTGGTTATAGCTGGCAGGATAATACATACGAGCGGTTTCAGGCCTATAACTTTAATTTTCCAACAGATGAGTATTCCTATAACCGTTTGCAATCAGGTTTGGCGCTACAAGAAGGTTTGGCAACTATGGAAAGCGAGAAAAATAAATGGCAGCTGGTAGGTTTTTTTGGACGCCTAAATTATACCTGGAAAGATCGCTATATGGCTACGGCTAGTATAAGACGGGAAGGCTCTTCAACTTTCGGTGAAAACTATCAATGGGGTACTTTTCCGGCCTTTTCGCTGGGGTGGAACCTCGCCAACGAAGATTTTATGCAGGGAACTACTTTCATGTCAGATTTTAAGCTCCGAGCTGGTTTTGGTATAACAGGAACTATTGCTTCTTTGCCTTACATGTCACAAACCAGCTATAACTTTGATATGGCGCAAGGGGCATTTATCGATGGTGAGTGGGTGCCCGGCTTTGTGCCAGTACGCAATTTTAATCCCGATTTACGATGGGAGAAGAAAGAAGAATGGAATGTAGGGCTGGATTTTGGATTTTTTAATAATAGATTAACAGGCTCACTGGATTATTATACACGTCGGGTGAAAGATCTACTATATGATTTTAATGTTCCCACGCCCCCTTATCTCTACGGGAGCATGATGCTTAACGCTGGAGAGATGCAAAACGCTGGTTTTGAGGCGTTGATCAATATAGCGGTCATCGATAAAAAGACGTTAACCTGGAATACTAATCTCACTTTTTCTGCTAACAAGAATAAATTGGTGAACCTTTCCAATGATCAATTTGACGTAACGCAAGAGTTTTTTGATGCAGGTCATACCGGTGAACCTATTCAGGTATCCACACACCGAGTAGCCGTGGGAGAGCCTATCGGACAGTTTTTTGTACTCAAAAGTGTTGGTGTAGGAGATGATGGTAGGTGGTTGGTTGAAAATAGGAATGGAGAAGTAATTTCTATCGCAGATGCTACACCCGAAGATCGTCAATATTACGGCAATGGTATACCAAAACATTTGATAGGATGGAACAATAGTGTGCAGCTACAACGCTTCGATATGGCTATTAACTTTCGCGGGGCCTTTGGGCATCAAATCCTGAATATGCAGCGCTTGTATTATGAAAATCCGGTTAATAAAGCCTACAACGTATTGAAAACCGCATATGACCCGGTTTATGGAAAACAGCTGAATAACGACTTGGTCTATGTTTCACATTATATCGAGAACGGCGATTTTCTTAAAATCGATAATGTGACTTTCGGGTATACTTTTAAGCCAAATAGCATCAAAGGGATGAGTCGTCTCCGGGTTTATGTTTCTGCATTGAACCTCCATACATTCACTAATTATAAAGGTATTGACCCTGAGGGAGTAAGCTATACAGGAGATTTTACCTTTGCGCCGGGAATGGACCATCGGGACAAATACCCAACTACCCGAACCTTTACTGCGGGACTGAATGTCACTTTTTAA
- a CDS encoding RagB/SusD family nutrient uptake outer membrane protein: MKTKIMIYNLIVFSIFTTAILSCTKIDEEVYSEVLASSFQPTERDLPKIIAPVYASFRTLMFGWQGYFDLQEEPGDIIITPVRPNGWDDGGTYRRMHQHTWTSEQWQPQNTWNEAYSSITRANMVIMQIEDGTLPLEEELAQRAIAELKATRALAYYLLLDNHGNVPIVTDYRDASLPEQNTRQEVYDFVVAELTENLPLLSEDVSSMYGRMNKWAAKALLAKIYLNAEVYTGVSQWEKVIEETNEIIAANAYTLDINYVDVFTWTNENSGEIIFAVPYDEIYGQGSQIHMKTLDPLSRLVYNMAAGPWGGNCAVPQFIDTYDPEDSRLQETWIQGPQYHATTGDEVINYVNFVPGIGGDGTVAATNHGFRIGKYAIKQGATANLDNDYPMFRYGDVLMMKAEALLRTGNADEAAALVTQVRQRAFKDNPERATVTGSQLRTGSRYQYGWQATDGTVAETNGGADIPYGRFLDELGWEFAAEAHRRQDLIRFGVFQTKTWFNHRPHAQAQSRTIFPIPFAELNTNPNLTQNPGY; encoded by the coding sequence ATGAAAACGAAAATAATGATATACAACCTGATAGTGTTCTCAATATTCACAACAGCTATACTATCATGCACAAAAATTGATGAAGAGGTATATTCAGAGGTGCTCGCTAGTTCTTTTCAACCTACAGAGCGAGATTTGCCTAAAATAATAGCTCCGGTTTACGCGTCTTTCAGAACCCTCATGTTTGGCTGGCAAGGCTACTTTGATTTACAGGAGGAGCCCGGAGATATCATCATTACGCCGGTTCGTCCCAATGGTTGGGATGATGGTGGAACATATAGAAGAATGCATCAACATACCTGGACCTCAGAACAATGGCAACCACAAAATACCTGGAATGAAGCATATTCCAGTATCACCCGTGCCAATATGGTCATTATGCAAATTGAAGACGGTACGCTACCCTTGGAAGAAGAGCTGGCGCAGCGGGCTATCGCTGAACTGAAAGCAACACGTGCTTTAGCATATTACCTGTTACTAGATAATCATGGCAATGTGCCCATCGTCACGGACTATCGTGACGCTTCACTGCCTGAACAGAATACGCGTCAGGAGGTGTATGATTTTGTCGTGGCTGAATTAACAGAAAATTTACCATTGCTTTCCGAAGACGTTTCCTCGATGTATGGAAGGATGAACAAATGGGCGGCAAAAGCTTTATTGGCAAAGATCTACCTAAATGCAGAAGTATATACAGGTGTCTCTCAATGGGAGAAAGTAATCGAAGAAACGAATGAGATCATCGCGGCTAACGCGTATACATTGGATATTAATTATGTCGATGTCTTTACTTGGACTAACGAAAATTCCGGTGAGATTATATTTGCGGTACCCTATGATGAAATTTACGGGCAAGGGAGTCAAATCCATATGAAAACGCTTGATCCCCTGAGTAGGTTAGTTTACAATATGGCCGCGGGACCCTGGGGAGGCAATTGCGCTGTACCACAATTTATTGATACATACGATCCGGAAGACAGTCGATTACAGGAGACTTGGATACAGGGGCCGCAGTATCACGCTACAACTGGAGACGAGGTTATAAATTACGTCAATTTCGTACCCGGCATAGGCGGCGATGGAACAGTTGCTGCCACCAATCATGGTTTCCGCATAGGTAAATATGCCATTAAACAAGGGGCTACTGCCAATTTGGATAATGATTATCCCATGTTTCGTTATGGCGATGTGTTGATGATGAAAGCAGAAGCCCTTTTAAGAACGGGAAATGCAGATGAAGCAGCGGCGTTGGTTACACAAGTGCGCCAAAGAGCTTTTAAGGATAATCCGGAAAGAGCCACGGTTACCGGGAGCCAACTGAGGACGGGTAGCCGATATCAATATGGGTGGCAGGCGACCGACGGAACAGTTGCTGAAACAAATGGTGGCGCAGATATTCCATACGGAAGATTCCTGGATGAGCTTGGATGGGAATTTGCAGCAGAAGCACACCGTCGGCAAGACCTCATCCGTTTTGGCGTTTTTCAGACCAAAACATGGTTTAACCATCGCCCACACGCTCAGGCGCAGAGCCGCACGATATTTCCGATTCCTTTTGCGGAGTTGAATACCAATCCCAATTTGACTCAAAACCCTGGATATTAA
- a CDS encoding DUF5695 domain-containing protein: MKIIRKIALLLSLLCSLYPSFAQNNPWELLAKRPKTLGISQGVESFLTTAFELKLVKESQTVAALHLRQDHGFDFTPGDRLAIREGDSLYHLGDINLRLRPVGNAEWQKFSTASQRKPIKILSASGNTLAAADLSNTLNATMPLQITRYWENIDGKLVLRFELQNRSEEIIEIGALGIPMIFNNILQERTLDEAHAQNVFFDPYIGKDAGYLQVAKLSGTGQALLVLPYGKTPFEAYRPLLDDPTPRGITFEGFHEWMVHSKAYAEQEWKGVEQWNEPTSLLLKPHEQVSYGIRFVLADDIKQIEQSLEANYRPVATGFPGYVLPEDVEAKLFLKYQRLVQSIEVHPKDALKLEEISGNTQQAYQVTGKKWGRARLTITYEDGLVQTIHYKIIKSESELVADMGRFYTNEQWFDEPSDVFKRSPSVISYDHETKQQVTQDNRAWVAGLSDEGGAGSWLAAIMKQLVQPDKEELEKLQKFVHQTLWGNIQHKEGPQKYGVKKSVFYYEPDSMPAGTYDTEINWEIWSAWNKKGADDVGRSYNYPHVTAAHWVLYRLARNYQGLVTQENWRWYLEKAFHTGMAMVKQAPHYAQFGQMEGTIFLMVLMDLKAEGFHQMAEELERSMKARADHWRSLNYPFGSEMPWDSTGQEEVYMWSDYFGYDDKAKVTLNAILAYMPTVPHWAYNGNAHRYWDFLYGGKISRVERQIHHYGSALNAIPVLKNYRDHLDDLYLLRVGYGGLLGGIANVTQDGFGPCAFHSFPSTLANDALSGDYGSGFFGYAVNTSSYLVQDTTFGWLGFGANLKETEEWITLTPTTAAKSRVFIAPAKLWLTLDAGQFTAIAYHKQSKNVRIKLAEKSDFLPRAFLRIDHENNAYTLPDQQQTDRGAYAIALADDDTVVELNHFSH; this comes from the coding sequence ATGAAGATCATTAGAAAAATAGCACTTCTATTAAGTCTGCTGTGCTCACTATACCCATCTTTTGCACAAAATAACCCCTGGGAGCTGTTGGCGAAGAGACCGAAAACTCTGGGCATATCTCAAGGAGTGGAATCTTTCCTGACAACTGCTTTCGAGTTGAAACTGGTAAAGGAATCGCAGACGGTAGCTGCCCTGCATCTGCGGCAGGATCATGGATTTGATTTTACACCGGGAGACCGTTTAGCTATCAGAGAAGGCGATAGCCTGTATCACCTGGGCGATATCAATTTGAGGTTACGGCCCGTTGGAAATGCCGAATGGCAAAAATTCTCCACTGCCAGTCAACGAAAACCGATAAAAATCTTGTCAGCAAGCGGTAATACACTTGCAGCGGCTGACCTATCCAATACCCTAAATGCAACGATGCCACTCCAAATAACACGTTATTGGGAGAATATTGACGGAAAGTTAGTTCTTCGTTTCGAACTGCAAAACCGATCCGAAGAAATAATAGAAATTGGCGCACTGGGAATCCCAATGATATTTAATAATATTTTACAGGAGCGGACACTTGATGAGGCGCATGCGCAAAATGTTTTTTTCGATCCTTATATTGGCAAGGATGCCGGTTATCTGCAGGTAGCAAAATTAAGTGGTACCGGACAGGCATTATTGGTATTGCCTTATGGTAAAACACCTTTTGAAGCTTATCGGCCATTATTGGATGATCCCACACCACGTGGAATTACTTTTGAAGGTTTTCACGAGTGGATGGTACATAGTAAAGCGTATGCGGAGCAGGAATGGAAAGGCGTAGAACAATGGAACGAACCTACGTCATTGTTGCTAAAACCTCATGAACAGGTAAGTTACGGTATAAGGTTTGTATTGGCCGATGATATCAAGCAGATTGAACAAAGCTTAGAGGCTAATTATCGCCCGGTTGCGACGGGGTTCCCGGGTTATGTGTTGCCGGAGGATGTTGAGGCTAAACTTTTTTTGAAATATCAGCGACTGGTTCAATCCATTGAGGTTCATCCCAAAGATGCGCTAAAGCTGGAAGAGATCAGTGGAAACACACAGCAGGCATATCAAGTTACGGGCAAAAAATGGGGTAGGGCTCGATTAACTATAACTTATGAGGACGGATTGGTGCAGACCATCCATTATAAGATCATCAAATCGGAAAGTGAGCTTGTAGCCGATATGGGGCGCTTCTATACGAATGAACAGTGGTTTGATGAGCCCAGTGATGTATTTAAGCGAAGCCCATCAGTGATCAGCTATGATCATGAAACCAAACAGCAGGTAACACAGGATAACCGAGCTTGGGTGGCAGGTCTAAGTGATGAAGGAGGTGCCGGAAGCTGGCTGGCCGCCATTATGAAACAACTTGTGCAGCCAGACAAGGAGGAACTCGAGAAATTACAAAAATTTGTACATCAAACCCTGTGGGGCAACATACAGCATAAGGAAGGTCCGCAAAAATACGGGGTAAAGAAAAGCGTTTTCTATTATGAACCGGACTCCATGCCGGCAGGGACTTATGACACAGAAATTAACTGGGAGATATGGTCTGCCTGGAATAAAAAGGGAGCTGATGACGTCGGTAGGTCCTATAATTACCCCCATGTTACCGCGGCGCACTGGGTGCTATATCGTCTGGCACGTAACTACCAAGGTTTAGTGACACAGGAGAACTGGCGTTGGTATCTGGAGAAAGCGTTCCACACCGGTATGGCGATGGTCAAACAGGCGCCGCATTATGCACAGTTCGGGCAAATGGAAGGTACGATTTTTCTAATGGTTTTGATGGATCTTAAAGCTGAGGGTTTTCATCAAATGGCGGAGGAATTGGAAAGGTCGATGAAAGCCCGTGCAGATCATTGGCGAAGCTTAAACTATCCCTTTGGTAGTGAGATGCCTTGGGATTCAACCGGCCAGGAGGAGGTGTATATGTGGTCGGATTATTTCGGTTATGACGATAAGGCGAAAGTTACATTAAATGCGATATTGGCTTATATGCCCACCGTACCCCATTGGGCATATAACGGCAATGCCCATCGCTATTGGGACTTCCTTTACGGCGGGAAAATCTCACGCGTAGAACGGCAGATTCATCACTACGGTTCGGCACTTAACGCCATTCCGGTACTAAAAAACTATCGCGACCATCTAGACGACCTTTATTTACTACGTGTAGGCTACGGAGGTTTACTGGGTGGTATTGCTAATGTTACACAAGATGGGTTCGGCCCTTGTGCCTTTCACTCCTTCCCAAGTACCTTAGCGAATGATGCGCTGTCGGGCGACTACGGTAGCGGTTTTTTTGGCTATGCAGTTAATACCTCCAGTTATTTGGTACAAGATACTACCTTCGGATGGCTAGGCTTTGGCGCTAATCTAAAAGAAACAGAGGAATGGATAACCTTGACGCCCACAACCGCCGCTAAGTCGCGCGTATTCATAGCTCCTGCTAAATTATGGTTAACACTCGATGCTGGACAATTTACGGCGATCGCTTATCATAAGCAAAGCAAAAATGTCCGCATTAAGCTGGCTGAAAAAAGTGATTTTTTACCTCGGGCATTTCTTCGGATAGACCATGAAAATAATGCGTATACACTGCCCGATCAACAGCAAACAGACCGAGGGGCTTATGCTATAGCACTCGCCGACGATGACACTGTCGTCGAATTAAACCATTTTTCCCATTAA